One stretch of Roseovarius mucosus DNA includes these proteins:
- a CDS encoding MerR family transcriptional regulator, with the protein MTDDMMTIRQMCEAFDVTPRTLRFYEAKELLSPRRVGQKRLFTRRDRARLKLIQRGKRFGFSLEDLRQLLDLYDKGDQQHSQIARAYDVARMRLAEMEKQRDELEAAISELREQMTWGERMLASLKTSQKAAE; encoded by the coding sequence CCATTCGCCAGATGTGCGAAGCGTTCGATGTAACGCCCCGCACTCTACGCTTCTACGAGGCCAAAGAACTGCTCTCGCCCCGCCGGGTTGGGCAGAAACGGCTCTTTACCCGGCGCGACCGGGCGCGGCTGAAACTGATCCAACGCGGCAAGCGTTTCGGGTTCAGCCTCGAGGACCTGCGCCAGTTGCTCGACCTCTACGACAAAGGGGATCAGCAACACAGCCAGATTGCCCGCGCCTATGATGTGGCACGGATGCGTCTGGCCGAAATGGAGAAACAGCGCGACGAGCTGGAGGCTGCAATCTCTGAGCTGCGCGAACAGATGACATGGGGCGAGCGTATGCTGGCCTCGCTCAAGACTAGCCAAAAAGCCGCCGAGTAA